One Exiguobacterium sp. BMC-KP genomic window, GCTACCGTATCTGCTACGATTTTTTTTACTATCATCGCTTATATCACCCCAATACTCTTCACTTCGATTGTCGGCATTAATTCGTTATACGATAAGACCGGTATATCTGGGAAGTATCGTTCTGTCAACTGACGGACGAACATCCGAATACTTGGAGAAGTCAGAATGATTGGATGTGCGCCGTAGCGTTCGAACTCCAGTGTTCGCTCTTGAAGCGTTTCGATGAAGCGACTCGCTTTTTCGGGATCAAGCGCTAAATAATTACCAAACTCCGTCTTCTGAATCGCCGACTGAATATCGAGTTCCATCTCACTTGAGACTGTTACGACGTGTAACACCTCGCCTTGCATGACCTGTTCAGTAATTTGACGTGATAAGGATTGGCGAACATACTCTGCTAGCAGTTCACTATCCTTGGTTACTGCTGCATAATCAGCCAGTGTTTCAAAAATCAATGGTAGATTTCGAATTGAAATTTTCTCTTTTAATAGTTGAACGAATACTTTTTGTAAATCTCCAATTGATAGTAATTGCGGCGTAACTTCCTCCACTAGAATCGGATGCGATTCCTTCAAATGATCGACCAATTGTTTCGTTTCTTCCCGGCCGAGTAATTCAGCTGCATGTTTCTTTAAGAGTTCTGTTAGATGAGTAGCTACAACAGATGGTGGATCAACTACCGTATAGCCTGACATTTCTGCTCGACTTCGTGTCTGCTCATCAATCCATAGTGCCGGCATACCAAATGCCGGTTCGACTGTCTCGATGCCGCGGATTTCTGGATCGTCGACACCTGGACTCATTGCTAAATAATGATCGAGCAACAATTCTCCGCTTGCCATCTCACTTCCACGAATCTTGATTCGATACTGATTCGGTGATAACTGTAAGTGGTCGCGAATCCGAACGGTCGGTAGAACAAAACCAAGCTCAAGGGCCAGCTGTCTTCGAATCATAACGACACGGTCCAGTAAGTCTCCCCCTTGCGCTTCATCAGCGAGTGGAATCAAACCGTAACCAAATTCGAATTCAATCGTATCGACATTCAGTAAGGAAATGACTGATTCGCTTGATCGTAAATTTTCGCTTGGTGCTTCTTCGACAGCCACCTCTTCTTGCATCGTCTTTGTCGTCTGCTTCATTCGCCAAGCAAAGAATCCAAACAACGCTGCAATCGGCATCGTGACGTAATCTGGAATCGCAGTGAACAATCCGAGTAAGAAAATCGCTCCTGCCGCAATTCCAACGAGAAGTGGTGTCCGTGTCAATTGACCGATGACATCCTCACCGAGATTTCCGTCAGATGTAGAACGTGTGACGATGATACCAGTCGCAACTGAAATCAAAAGCGCTGGAATCTGACTGACGAGACCATCACCAACTGTTAGCAACGTATACAAATTTACAGATTCCATCATCGGTAACCCTTGCTGGACGACACCAATGATCATTCCGAAAATCAAGTTGATGATGACGATGATGATTCCGGCAATCGCATCTCCTTTAACAAACTTTGAAGCTCCGTCCATCGCTCCATAAAAATCTGCTTCCGATTGTATCTTTTGGCGGCGAGTCCGTGCTTGTAGTTCATCAATCATGCCAGAATTTAAATCGGCATCGATTGCCATTTGTTTCCCTGGCATCGCATCGAGTGTAAAACGTGCCGAAACTTCCGATACTCGTTCTGAACCCTTTGTGATAACAAGAAACTGGATCAAGACGAGAATCAAGAAAACAACGAAGCCAACAAGGGCATTACCGCCGACAACAAAACTACCGAAAGCTTCGATGACTTCGCCACCGTTTCCGTTTGATAAAATCGCCCGTGTCGTTGAGACATTGAGCGCGAGACGAAACAGCGTAACGATCAGTAATAATGTTGGAAATACAGAAAACTCAAGTGCCTCTTTGGCATTCATCGCAACGAGTAGTACCATCAAGGCAATTAGAATATTGATGATGATTAAAAAATCGAGCATGATAGCAGGCAGTGGAATGACGAGCATGAAGACGATCATGATGACGCCTAGCAGAACTGTTAAATCTCGTGTTGATATACTCATGATGCTTCATCCTTTCATTTTGCTTGTTTCAGTTGATAGACAAAGGCGAGTGTTTCAGCGAGCGCCTGATAGAACGATTCATCCACTGCCATACCAATTTCTGATTGAGCGAACAACGCCCGCGCGAGCGGACGGTTTTCAACAATCGGGACATCAGCTGCTGTCGCCTTCTCCCGAATCCGGAACGCGACAGCATCTACGCCTTTCGCAACGACGATCGGTGCCATATGTTTTCCGTCATCGTATTGGATCGCTACCGCATAATGTGTCGGGTTCGTGATGACGACATCGGCATTTGGTATTTCTTGCATCATCCGCCGCATCGCCATCTCCCGTTGTTGTTGTTTGATTTTTCCTTTGATTTGAGGGTCACCTTCCGTATTCTTATGTTCGTCCTTTAAATCTTGTTTACTCATTCGAATCGACTTCTCAAAATCAAATTTTTGATAAGCAAAGTCTAAAATGGCTAACGCAATTAAAGCGATACTAACGGACAAACCGAGTAAAAATGTTAAATGACCAATAATAGCTAAAGCATCGCCAATCGGTTCCGAAGTCAACCGCGAAATTTCGACCTTGTTGTTCCATAGGACCGTACCACTCGTCACACCGATGACAAGCAGTTTAAAAACGGATTTTAGAAACTCGACGAGCGCTTTGACGCTAACGATGCGTTTGACACCTTGCAGTGGATTGATACGATCTAGTTTAGGTTGAATCGCCTCACCACTCAGAAGTACACCAATCTGGACGAAATTTCCTAGAATACCGATAACAACCGCAGTTAAGAAAAACGGTGCAACGAGAATTCCCATCTGAATGAGCATCTCGACTAGTATCTGTTCGATCCGTCCCTCCTCGACAGCCTGCAAGACTTGACTTGCACTGAGACCATCTTGTAAAACAAGCACGAATCGCCTTCCTAGAAATGGACCAAAAAAATAGAGGACGAGAAACATCGCGAATAACATAAAACTACTCGTCAAATCCGCTGATTTTGCGACTTGACCCTTCTTACGAGAGTCATCCCGCTTTCGAGGTGTCGCCTTCTCCGTCTTTTCACCAGCGAAATACTGAAGGTCAAGGCGTAATCGATATGTATACATGTCCTTAACCTCCTAGTAATCGAATGGCATCTGCAAGTACATCTTGTAGTAATGGGACGAATCGACCAATCCCTGTGATCGTCGCACCTGCTAATAAAAACAAGATGGCGTACCC contains:
- the flhA gene encoding flagellar biosynthesis protein FlhA, whose translation is MSISTRDLTVLLGVIMIVFMLVIPLPAIMLDFLIIINILIALMVLLVAMNAKEALEFSVFPTLLLIVTLFRLALNVSTTRAILSNGNGGEVIEAFGSFVVGGNALVGFVVFLILVLIQFLVITKGSERVSEVSARFTLDAMPGKQMAIDADLNSGMIDELQARTRRQKIQSEADFYGAMDGASKFVKGDAIAGIIIVIINLIFGMIIGVVQQGLPMMESVNLYTLLTVGDGLVSQIPALLISVATGIIVTRSTSDGNLGEDVIGQLTRTPLLVGIAAGAIFLLGLFTAIPDYVTMPIAALFGFFAWRMKQTTKTMQEEVAVEEAPSENLRSSESVISLLNVDTIEFEFGYGLIPLADEAQGGDLLDRVVMIRRQLALELGFVLPTVRIRDHLQLSPNQYRIKIRGSEMASGELLLDHYLAMSPGVDDPEIRGIETVEPAFGMPALWIDEQTRSRAEMSGYTVVDPPSVVATHLTELLKKHAAELLGREETKQLVDHLKESHPILVEEVTPQLLSIGDLQKVFVQLLKEKISIRNLPLIFETLADYAAVTKDSELLAEYVRQSLSRQITEQVMQGEVLHVVTVSSEMELDIQSAIQKTEFGNYLALDPEKASRFIETLQERTLEFERYGAHPIILTSPSIRMFVRQLTERYFPDIPVLSYNELMPTIEVKSIGVI
- the flhB gene encoding flagellar biosynthesis protein FlhB, producing the protein MYTYRLRLDLQYFAGEKTEKATPRKRDDSRKKGQVAKSADLTSSFMLFAMFLVLYFFGPFLGRRFVLVLQDGLSASQVLQAVEEGRIEQILVEMLIQMGILVAPFFLTAVVIGILGNFVQIGVLLSGEAIQPKLDRINPLQGVKRIVSVKALVEFLKSVFKLLVIGVTSGTVLWNNKVEISRLTSEPIGDALAIIGHLTFLLGLSVSIALIALAILDFAYQKFDFEKSIRMSKQDLKDEHKNTEGDPQIKGKIKQQQREMAMRRMMQEIPNADVVITNPTHYAVAIQYDDGKHMAPIVVAKGVDAVAFRIREKATAADVPIVENRPLARALFAQSEIGMAVDESFYQALAETLAFVYQLKQAK